In Streptomyces sp. NBC_01426, one genomic interval encodes:
- a CDS encoding MarR family winged helix-turn-helix transcriptional regulator: MGDTDGTTPVHEPSLDEQIAVYQREFQDLDPQVEKVVSALSRLNRRMNVAYGRQTAALGISNAEWEVLKALVISGSPYRMGPSELAKQLGLTPAAMTHRIDRMTSEGLVTRERDESNRVRVIVELTDEGRSKWLDAMRAATIFEEDLLQDLSTAERGVLGDMLTRLLDRVEDLQARG, from the coding sequence ATGGGTGACACCGACGGCACAACGCCTGTCCACGAACCGAGCCTCGACGAGCAGATCGCCGTCTATCAGCGCGAGTTCCAGGACCTCGATCCCCAGGTCGAAAAGGTGGTCTCGGCGCTGAGCCGGCTGAACCGCCGCATGAACGTCGCGTACGGACGCCAGACCGCGGCCCTGGGCATCAGCAACGCGGAGTGGGAGGTCCTCAAGGCCCTCGTCATCTCCGGATCCCCGTACCGCATGGGTCCCAGCGAGCTGGCCAAGCAGCTGGGCCTCACGCCGGCGGCGATGACCCACCGGATCGACCGGATGACGTCGGAGGGCCTGGTCACCCGTGAGCGCGACGAGTCCAACCGGGTCCGCGTGATCGTGGAGCTCACGGACGAGGGACGCAGCAAGTGGCTCGACGCGATGCGCGCGGCCACGATCTTCGAGGAGGACCTCCTCCAGGACCTCTCCACCGCGGAGCGCGGCGTCCTCGGCGACATGCTGACCCGCCTCCTGGACCGCGTCGAAGACCTTCAAGCCAGGGGTTGA
- a CDS encoding MFS transporter, protein MGAAMRRIQAGNALTAFGIGFTVPFLYIYVAQVRNLGSMAATSAFVAFALGALVALPFTGRIIDRRGPVPVVMGAAVAASAGALSLGLSTGPVPILLSALALGAGQAVMQPALATMIVWCSTPSTRTRAFALQFFMQNLGLGIGGLIGGQIVDVAHPGSFTLLFGIEAVMFLVLAGVIATVRMPHAPSIKDAVPRDPSQAGGGWKRMLRHQAMVKLLVLGFVVFFACYGQFESGLAAFGTEAAGISPSTLGFALAANTGAIVVAQFVVLRLVEKRRRSRVIALVGLIWTGAWLIAGFSGLGHGSAVMAAAAFVTTYALFGIGEAMLSPTLAPLVADLAPEGSVGQYNSAFALVKQMALALGPLGVPLGAGVPMLYIGVFVVVSLGIAWLALRLGKQLTPAQDNPSLLKGAPVAPAAPVAVAKAAEPASV, encoded by the coding sequence ATGGGCGCTGCGATGCGGCGGATCCAGGCCGGGAACGCGCTGACCGCGTTCGGCATCGGCTTCACGGTTCCGTTCCTCTACATCTATGTGGCGCAGGTGCGGAATCTGGGCTCCATGGCCGCCACGAGCGCGTTCGTGGCCTTCGCCCTGGGCGCTCTCGTCGCGCTGCCCTTCACCGGTCGGATCATCGACCGCCGTGGTCCCGTCCCGGTCGTGATGGGTGCCGCGGTGGCCGCGTCCGCCGGGGCGCTGTCCCTGGGGCTGTCCACCGGGCCCGTGCCGATCCTGCTGTCCGCCCTGGCGCTGGGCGCCGGGCAGGCCGTGATGCAGCCGGCGCTGGCCACGATGATCGTGTGGTGCTCGACCCCGAGCACCCGTACGCGGGCGTTCGCGCTCCAGTTCTTCATGCAGAACCTCGGTCTCGGCATCGGTGGTCTCATCGGCGGCCAGATCGTGGACGTCGCGCACCCGGGCAGCTTCACCCTGCTGTTCGGTATCGAGGCCGTCATGTTCCTGGTGCTGGCGGGTGTCATCGCCACCGTGCGGATGCCGCACGCGCCGAGCATCAAGGACGCCGTGCCGAGGGACCCGTCGCAGGCGGGTGGCGGCTGGAAGCGGATGCTGCGGCACCAGGCCATGGTGAAGCTGCTCGTCCTGGGCTTCGTGGTCTTCTTCGCCTGCTACGGACAGTTCGAGTCGGGTCTGGCCGCCTTCGGTACCGAGGCCGCCGGGATCTCGCCTTCCACGCTCGGGTTCGCGCTCGCCGCCAACACCGGTGCGATCGTCGTGGCGCAGTTCGTCGTGCTGAGGCTCGTCGAGAAGCGGCGGCGGTCGCGGGTGATCGCGCTGGTCGGTCTGATCTGGACCGGTGCCTGGCTCATCGCCGGGTTCTCGGGGCTGGGGCACGGGAGCGCCGTGATGGCCGCGGCCGCGTTCGTCACCACGTACGCGCTCTTCGGGATCGGCGAGGCGATGCTGTCGCCGACGCTCGCGCCGCTCGTCGCGGACCTGGCGCCGGAGGGTTCGGTGGGGCAGTACAACTCCGCGTTTGCGCTGGTCAAGCAGATGGCGTTGGCGCTGGGGCCGTTGGGCGTGCCGCTCGGCGCGGGTGTGCCGATGCTCTACATCGGGGTGTTCGTGGTGGTCTCGCTGGGGATCGCCTGGCTGGCGCTGCGGCTCGGGAAGCAGCTGACGCCGGCGCAGGACAACCCGTCGCTGCTGAAGGGCGCTCCGGTGGCGCCGGCGGCTCCGGTCGCCGTGGCGAAGGCCGCGGAGCCCGCTTCCGTGTAG
- a CDS encoding ATP-binding SpoIIE family protein phosphatase encodes MNFTRWSARFPGTQRRAAARTEHAAAQAKRGEGSVPAARGAATHTPAPPGDGTPAEATVSGTGTGPLPAAPALDALSVREVLGLLPTLVALVHGPDHRVAYVNDAYVAGFGPRTPGAPAHKALPELGDLGLLPLLDQVQRSGKPRTAKNRTAPGGGNSYTVTCTPVEFPKADTASAQEPHTGVLVHLADVTDHAEAAERLRASERRQREAAVTLQRSLLPQELEQPDDLRVAATYQPGGTEAAVGGDWYDVITLGAGRTALVIGDVMGRGVRAAAVMGQLRTAVRAYARLDLPPHEVLQLLDGLAAEIDASQIATCVYAVHDPNEGLLAYASAGHLPILVRDEHGTVRRAADPTGPPLGTGGWLHTSGTIALGPGSTAVLYTDGLVERRGEDIDEGVAALERALAGAQGTPSVICDRLMRALGVDADHDDDVAVMVLQQPARTGADAELFHNAALELLGGIEAAPRARAFAQGVLASWRFPVELCDLGVLAASELVANSLQHGTPPMHLRLRRTDRRLIIEVTDGDDHLPRRRRAEPADETGRGISIVATIASNWGSRRTPGGGKAVWCEFALPDKQPDKQ; translated from the coding sequence GTGAACTTCACCCGCTGGAGCGCCCGGTTCCCCGGAACGCAGCGCCGCGCCGCCGCCCGGACCGAACACGCCGCCGCCCAGGCCAAACGGGGCGAAGGCTCGGTCCCGGCAGCCCGCGGCGCCGCCACCCACACCCCGGCGCCCCCGGGCGACGGCACCCCCGCGGAGGCCACCGTCTCCGGAACGGGCACGGGCCCCCTCCCGGCCGCGCCCGCCCTCGACGCACTCTCCGTGCGCGAGGTCCTCGGCCTGCTCCCGACGCTCGTCGCCCTCGTCCACGGCCCTGACCACCGCGTCGCGTACGTCAACGACGCCTACGTCGCCGGCTTCGGCCCCCGCACCCCCGGCGCCCCCGCCCACAAGGCCCTCCCCGAACTCGGCGACCTCGGCCTGCTCCCGCTCCTCGACCAGGTCCAGCGCAGCGGCAAGCCCCGTACCGCCAAGAACCGCACCGCGCCCGGCGGCGGCAACTCGTACACGGTCACCTGCACCCCGGTCGAGTTCCCCAAGGCCGACACCGCGTCCGCGCAGGAGCCCCACACCGGCGTACTCGTCCACCTCGCCGACGTCACCGACCACGCCGAGGCCGCGGAGCGACTGCGCGCCAGCGAACGGCGCCAGCGCGAGGCGGCCGTCACCCTCCAGCGCTCCCTCCTGCCCCAGGAACTGGAACAGCCCGACGACCTCCGCGTCGCCGCCACCTACCAGCCCGGCGGCACCGAGGCGGCCGTCGGCGGCGACTGGTACGACGTCATCACCCTCGGCGCCGGCCGCACCGCCCTCGTCATCGGCGACGTCATGGGCCGCGGCGTCCGCGCCGCCGCCGTCATGGGCCAGCTGCGCACCGCCGTCCGCGCGTACGCCCGCCTCGACCTCCCGCCCCACGAGGTCCTGCAACTCCTCGACGGCCTCGCCGCCGAGATCGACGCCAGCCAGATCGCCACCTGCGTCTACGCCGTCCACGACCCCAACGAAGGCCTGCTCGCGTACGCCTCCGCCGGCCACCTCCCGATCCTGGTCCGCGACGAGCACGGCACCGTACGCCGCGCCGCCGACCCCACCGGCCCGCCGCTCGGCACCGGCGGCTGGCTGCACACCTCCGGCACCATCGCCCTGGGCCCCGGCTCCACCGCCGTCCTCTATACCGACGGCCTCGTCGAACGTCGCGGCGAGGACATCGACGAAGGCGTCGCCGCCCTCGAACGCGCCCTCGCCGGCGCCCAGGGCACCCCGTCCGTCATCTGCGACCGCCTGATGCGCGCCCTGGGCGTGGACGCCGACCACGATGACGACGTCGCCGTGATGGTCCTCCAGCAGCCCGCCCGCACCGGCGCCGACGCCGAGCTCTTCCACAACGCCGCCCTGGAACTCCTCGGAGGCATCGAGGCCGCACCGCGCGCCCGCGCCTTCGCCCAGGGCGTCCTCGCCTCCTGGCGTTTCCCGGTCGAGCTGTGCGACCTCGGCGTGCTGGCCGCCAGCGAACTCGTCGCGAACTCCCTCCAGCACGGCACTCCGCCCATGCACCTCCGGCTGCGCCGCACCGACCGTCGCCTGATCATCGAGGTCACCGACGGGGACGACCACCTCCCGCGCCGCCGCCGCGCCGAACCGGCCGACGAGACCGGCCGCGGCATCTCCATCGTCGCCACCATCGCCTCCAACTGGGGATCCCGCCGCACCCCGGGGGGCGGCAAGGCCGTCTGGTGCGAGTTCGCGCTCCCCGACAAGCAGCCCGACAAGCAGTAG
- a CDS encoding NAD(P)/FAD-dependent oxidoreductase, translating to MVKAANSRGTAPGTPPRTRILIVGGGYVGMYTALRLQRKLRSGEAEVTVITPEPYMTYQPFLPEAAAGSISPRHVVVPLRRVLTKCRIVIGQAQRIDHAKRVATVTTLATAEEGAGDIEIAYDELVLAPGSVSRTLPVPGLADYGIGFKTVEEAIGLRNHVIEQMDIASSTRDPAIRDAALTFVFVGGGYAGVEALGELEDMARFAARYYHNIKPEDMKWVLVEASDRILPEVGPEMGVYTVRELRRRNIDVRLETRLESCEDRVAVLSDGARFPTRTVVWTAGVKPHPILAACDLPKNERGRLACTAFLTVEGVEHAWAAGDAAAVPDITAAEPGRECAPNAQHAVRQARSLADNLLAALRDEVLTEYAHKYAGSVASLGLHKGVAYIYGRKLKGYPAWLMHRAYHLSRVPTFNRKMRVLAEWTLSGLFKREIVSLGSLEHPRAEFELAAGGGPKDPAPPPAPQPPKDDQS from the coding sequence GTGGTGAAGGCTGCTAACTCGCGGGGCACGGCCCCCGGTACCCCGCCCCGAACGCGCATCCTCATCGTGGGCGGCGGATACGTCGGCATGTACACGGCGCTCCGGCTCCAGCGGAAGCTGAGATCCGGCGAAGCCGAGGTCACGGTGATCACCCCCGAGCCCTACATGACGTACCAGCCCTTCCTCCCCGAGGCGGCCGCCGGATCCATCTCCCCCCGCCACGTCGTCGTGCCCCTGCGCCGCGTCCTGACCAAGTGCCGCATCGTCATCGGCCAGGCCCAGCGCATCGACCACGCCAAGCGCGTCGCGACCGTCACCACCCTCGCCACCGCCGAGGAAGGCGCCGGCGACATCGAGATCGCCTACGACGAACTCGTCCTCGCGCCCGGCTCCGTCTCGCGCACCCTCCCCGTCCCGGGGCTCGCCGACTACGGCATCGGATTCAAGACGGTCGAAGAGGCCATCGGCCTGCGCAACCACGTCATCGAACAGATGGACATCGCCTCCTCCACCCGCGACCCCGCGATCCGCGACGCGGCCCTCACCTTCGTCTTCGTGGGCGGCGGATACGCCGGCGTCGAGGCCCTCGGCGAACTGGAGGACATGGCGCGCTTCGCGGCCCGCTACTACCACAACATCAAGCCCGAGGACATGAAATGGGTGCTGGTCGAGGCCAGCGACCGGATCCTCCCCGAAGTCGGCCCCGAGATGGGCGTCTACACCGTGCGTGAACTGCGCCGACGCAACATCGACGTACGCCTGGAAACCCGCCTCGAATCCTGCGAGGACCGCGTCGCCGTCCTCAGCGACGGCGCCCGCTTCCCCACCCGCACCGTCGTCTGGACCGCCGGCGTCAAACCCCACCCGATCCTCGCCGCCTGCGACCTGCCCAAGAACGAACGCGGCCGGCTCGCCTGCACGGCCTTCCTCACCGTCGAGGGCGTCGAACACGCCTGGGCGGCCGGTGACGCGGCAGCCGTCCCCGACATCACCGCCGCCGAACCCGGCCGCGAATGCGCCCCCAACGCGCAACACGCCGTCCGCCAGGCCCGCTCCCTCGCCGACAACCTCCTGGCCGCCCTGCGCGACGAGGTCCTCACGGAGTACGCCCACAAGTACGCCGGTTCCGTCGCGTCCCTCGGCCTCCACAAGGGCGTCGCGTACATCTACGGCCGCAAGCTCAAGGGCTACCCGGCCTGGCTGATGCACCGCGCCTACCACCTCAGCCGCGTCCCCACCTTCAACCGCAAGATGCGCGTTCTTGCGGAATGGACCCTCTCAGGTCTGTTCAAACGCGAGATCGTTTCCCTAGGCTCCCTCGAACACCCCAGAGCAGAATTCGAACTCGCGGCAGGAGGCGGCCCGAAGGACCCGGCACCCCCACCCGCGCCCCAACCGCCGAAGGACGACCAGAGCTGA
- a CDS encoding TetR/AcrR family transcriptional regulator, with amino-acid sequence MHISDFHGSATALSADSGRVMTGATTHGMGRSTPLRVDAQRNLEHVLRAAREVFGELGYGAPMEDVARRARVGVGTVYRRFPSKDVLVRRIAEEETARLTDQATSALGQEEEPWQALSRFLRTSVASGAGRLLPPQVLRVGSAAEDGIEEAEAARVPHQRQAGGTGGPDLRVVGARTAVEDELSDDSGAGALLEVVGRLVDRAREAGELRADVTVADVLLVIATAAPALPDPAQQAAASARLLEILLEGLRSRTV; translated from the coding sequence ATGCACATTTCCGATTTCCATGGTTCTGCGACCGCTCTGTCTGCTGACAGCGGCCGCGTGATGACAGGTGCCACCACGCACGGAATGGGTCGCTCCACGCCGCTGCGTGTCGACGCCCAGCGCAACCTCGAACACGTCCTGCGCGCGGCTCGCGAGGTATTCGGCGAGCTGGGCTACGGGGCTCCGATGGAGGACGTGGCGCGGCGCGCCCGCGTCGGTGTCGGCACGGTGTACCGGCGCTTCCCGAGCAAGGACGTGCTGGTCCGGCGAATAGCCGAGGAAGAGACCGCCCGGCTGACCGACCAGGCGACGTCCGCTCTGGGCCAGGAGGAGGAGCCGTGGCAGGCGCTGTCGCGCTTCCTGCGCACCTCCGTGGCCTCCGGTGCCGGACGGCTGCTGCCGCCGCAGGTGCTGCGGGTCGGCTCGGCCGCCGAGGACGGGATCGAGGAGGCCGAGGCCGCCAGGGTTCCGCACCAGCGTCAGGCCGGCGGGACCGGCGGGCCGGACCTTCGGGTCGTGGGCGCCCGGACGGCCGTCGAGGACGAGCTCTCGGACGACTCCGGCGCGGGTGCGCTGCTGGAGGTGGTCGGCCGACTGGTGGACCGCGCCCGGGAGGCGGGTGAGTTGCGTGCCGACGTCACCGTGGCCGATGTGCTGCTGGTGATAGCGACCGCCGCGCCCGCACTGCCGGACCCGGCGCAGCAGGCCGCGGCTTCGGCCCGACTGCTGGAGATCCTCCTGGAGGGTCTGCGGTCCCGCACGGTCTGA
- a CDS encoding sigma-70 family RNA polymerase sigma factor: MNVDGRDESLGGAGGEVEAGSLPARQVPTQREPGRHVGSGVEDGELPPSDADLIARMRGGDDGSYEELFRRHAESVRRYARTCCRDAHTADDLTGEVFARTLQAVRGGAGPDHSVRAYLLTTVRRVAASWAKTAKREHLVEDFAVFAEQAATGTESGAGLAGLSGDDTLEWGADVRAMHEAEQSLAMRAFRSLPERWQAVLWHTTVEEASPSAIAPLFGLSPNATAVLASRAREGLKQAYLQAHVSSALVEGGDCARYADRLGAYARGGLRVRAERGLRKHLEECVKCRLAAGELKDVNAGIPALLPVAVIGWFAAGYVAKAAGVVAGGAVAAGGAGAAAAAVGGTSAGAGAGAAGAAGAGAGGGASTGAGGAVVSEGLGLPAKAAIAAGIAVAAAAGVVFALAGDDSAPQPRAKPAPAVAAPAVPAPAPPAPEPRPRPPRTKAPVARVAVPPRRSAAPTPPPAPSRAPSARPSASKPPVVRPTPKPSPTRKPPKPSAPAVPAPAQGYALARLGHSAYGKHTGPELRTWASSWVWQRWGLEVGGRRFSQGITVDSRSSVEIDLNRQCASFSARAGMDGLALLTDAEVQFSVYGDGRRLWRSGALGYRDAPARVEVSLAGHETMRLVVERVGPGRLPALASWADAVISCS; the protein is encoded by the coding sequence ATGAACGTTGACGGGCGAGACGAGTCACTCGGTGGCGCCGGCGGCGAGGTCGAGGCGGGCAGCCTGCCCGCCCGCCAGGTACCCACGCAGCGCGAACCGGGCCGGCACGTCGGTTCGGGAGTCGAGGACGGCGAACTGCCGCCTTCGGACGCGGACTTGATCGCCCGGATGCGTGGGGGTGACGACGGATCGTATGAGGAGTTGTTCCGTCGGCACGCCGAATCCGTACGGCGCTACGCGCGCACCTGTTGCCGGGACGCGCACACCGCCGATGACCTGACCGGCGAGGTGTTCGCACGAACCCTCCAGGCGGTGCGGGGCGGGGCGGGGCCGGACCATTCGGTGCGGGCGTACCTGCTCACCACCGTGCGGCGGGTCGCGGCCTCGTGGGCGAAGACCGCCAAGCGGGAGCATCTGGTGGAGGACTTCGCGGTGTTCGCGGAGCAGGCGGCCACGGGGACCGAGAGCGGCGCGGGACTGGCCGGGCTCTCCGGGGACGACACCCTGGAGTGGGGCGCGGACGTTCGGGCGATGCACGAGGCCGAACAGTCCCTGGCGATGCGCGCCTTCCGGAGCCTGCCCGAGCGGTGGCAGGCCGTGCTGTGGCACACGACCGTCGAGGAAGCCTCGCCGAGTGCGATCGCCCCGCTGTTCGGGTTGAGCCCCAACGCGACTGCGGTGCTGGCCAGTCGGGCCCGTGAAGGGCTCAAGCAGGCCTACTTGCAGGCGCACGTGAGCTCGGCGTTGGTCGAGGGCGGGGACTGCGCGCGGTACGCGGACCGGTTGGGGGCGTACGCGCGGGGCGGGTTGCGGGTGCGGGCGGAGCGGGGGCTGCGCAAGCACTTGGAGGAGTGCGTCAAGTGCCGGCTCGCGGCCGGAGAGCTCAAGGACGTCAACGCGGGGATTCCCGCGCTGTTGCCGGTCGCGGTCATCGGGTGGTTCGCCGCCGGGTACGTGGCGAAGGCGGCCGGCGTGGTGGCCGGTGGGGCCGTGGCCGCCGGTGGTGCGGGGGCTGCCGCCGCCGCGGTCGGTGGCACCTCCGCGGGAGCCGGGGCGGGGGCCGCCGGGGCCGCAGGTGCTGGTGCGGGTGGTGGGGCTTCGACCGGGGCGGGCGGGGCGGTGGTGTCCGAGGGGCTGGGCTTGCCGGCCAAGGCCGCCATCGCCGCCGGGATCGCCGTCGCGGCGGCCGCCGGGGTGGTGTTCGCGCTGGCCGGGGACGACTCCGCGCCGCAACCCCGGGCGAAGCCGGCGCCCGCGGTGGCGGCGCCGGCGGTGCCCGCTCCCGCCCCGCCCGCGCCGGAGCCGCGGCCGCGGCCGCCGCGGACGAAGGCGCCGGTGGCGCGGGTTGCCGTACCGCCTCGGCGCAGTGCCGCGCCCACGCCGCCGCCGGCGCCGAGTCGGGCGCCCTCGGCCAGGCCGTCGGCGTCGAAGCCGCCCGTCGTGCGCCCGACGCCGAAGCCCTCGCCCACCCGGAAGCCGCCGAAGCCGTCGGCTCCGGCGGTGCCCGCGCCGGCTCAGGGGTACGCGTTGGCGCGGCTCGGGCACTCCGCGTACGGGAAGCACACCGGACCTGAACTGCGGACCTGGGCGAGCAGTTGGGTGTGGCAGCGCTGGGGGTTGGAGGTCGGCGGGCGGCGGTTCTCGCAGGGCATCACCGTCGACTCCCGTTCCTCGGTGGAGATCGACCTCAACCGGCAGTGCGCGAGCTTCTCCGCGCGGGCCGGGATGGACGGTCTGGCGCTGCTGACGGACGCCGAGGTCCAGTTCTCGGTGTACGGCGACGGTCGGCGGCTGTGGCGGTCCGGCGCCCTGGGGTACCGCGACGCGCCCGCCCGGGTCGAGGTGTCGCTCGCCGGGCACGAGACGATGCGCCTGGTGGTGGAGCGGGTCGGGCCGGGGCGGCTGCCGGCGTTGGCGAGCTGGGCCGACGCGGTGATCAGCTGCTCTTGA
- a CDS encoding BTAD domain-containing putative transcriptional regulator: MQYRILGPTEARDDSHAPFPIGGARLRALLASLALRAGSPLAVTVTDLVDEVWGDDPPRDAPAALQALVSRLRRALGARDSVLADPTGGYRLTAAREDVDLHRFTRLAHEGVRRLDDPATPPATAAATLRQALALWRGPALADLPEPARSALAAAPEALRTAVRRARVEAELRAGAADPASLLPELDALIHEHPYDEPLRALQLRALRAAGRPADALAAYERTRRTLAESLGTDPGPALRALHAELLRPPPEPTAPPEPPEAPRGNLRPRLTSFVGREPDLEALRGDLARHRLVTLIGPGGSGKTRLAEHAAADHPEPGWLVELARLDHPAAVPGAVLSALGLRENGLVAREKTPAEDPTTLLIDHCAHRGLLLVLDNCEHVIGAAADLADRLLAHCPGIRVLATSREPLGVPGEVLRPVEPLPPDPAHRLFADRAAAARPGFTPHDDPAAVAEICARLDGLPLAIELAAARLRLLTPRQIADRLDDRFRLLTGGSRTLLPRQQTLRAVVDWSWDLLTEPERAVLRRLAVFTGGCDLTAAEAVCAEPALDVADVLGSLVDKSLVLAEPTPDGMRYRMLETIHEYAISRAADEPAQARTTALRHAAHFLALAEEAEPLLRTAAQLPWIRRVEIELDNLRAALDLAVRDGDTDTAQRLIFALGWFWWLRNYRVEGAEWTARVIALTPTEPPEGSPAYVTHLSLRVLHMFLRSESSEAEEFRSPEYRALARRIKETFRHGSPETNTFPGVLWPTTALLTGDLLDFHTDLDEAVENCRRHGGDWELGVILMLRTHVAIDMAGGLHTVDADLVELHEIAHRVGDRWTRAQVSSAAGEVALSRGQYDWARIEYEECLRLAREVGAHIEAPFAIARIAETAYCSGDMEGAERLLAASDRESRKYGGVYDVRAFARLLASMIALYRGDFAKARAEYVVARAESKGAGVPPQFFAGLDNIEALLVAHDQGPRAALAGVGPAFADAISTHCAERVLAALAETAAGLLAATDRPGEALRVLAAATAWRSGHPRSVPEETFLDGFPERARTLLGPTRSAAEEAAGTALTPPEVAVLLKSS, translated from the coding sequence GTGCAGTACCGAATCCTCGGCCCCACCGAGGCCCGCGACGACTCCCACGCCCCCTTCCCCATCGGCGGCGCCCGCCTCCGCGCCCTCCTCGCCTCCCTGGCGCTCCGCGCCGGTTCCCCGCTCGCCGTCACCGTGACGGACCTCGTCGACGAGGTGTGGGGCGACGACCCGCCCCGGGACGCGCCCGCCGCCCTCCAGGCGCTCGTGTCCCGGCTGCGCCGCGCCCTCGGTGCGCGCGACAGCGTCCTCGCCGACCCGACCGGCGGCTACCGCCTCACCGCGGCCCGCGAGGACGTCGACCTCCACCGGTTCACCCGGCTCGCCCACGAGGGCGTCCGCCGGCTCGACGATCCCGCGACGCCCCCCGCCACCGCCGCCGCGACCCTCCGCCAGGCCCTCGCCCTCTGGCGCGGCCCGGCCCTCGCCGACCTCCCCGAGCCCGCCCGTTCCGCTCTCGCCGCCGCCCCGGAGGCTCTCCGTACGGCCGTGCGGAGAGCCCGGGTCGAGGCCGAGCTCCGGGCCGGCGCCGCGGACCCGGCGTCCCTGCTGCCCGAGCTGGACGCGCTGATCCACGAGCACCCGTACGACGAACCCCTCCGCGCGCTCCAGCTCCGCGCCCTGCGCGCCGCCGGCCGCCCCGCCGACGCCCTCGCCGCGTACGAGCGCACCCGCCGCACCCTCGCCGAGAGCCTGGGCACCGACCCCGGCCCCGCCCTGCGCGCCCTGCACGCGGAACTCCTGCGCCCGCCCCCGGAACCCACCGCGCCCCCCGAACCGCCGGAGGCCCCGCGCGGCAACCTCCGCCCCCGCCTCACCTCCTTCGTGGGCCGCGAGCCCGACCTGGAGGCCCTCCGCGGCGACCTGGCCCGGCACCGCCTCGTCACCCTCATCGGCCCCGGCGGCTCCGGGAAGACCCGCCTCGCCGAGCACGCGGCGGCCGACCACCCGGAACCGGGCTGGCTCGTCGAACTCGCCCGCCTCGACCATCCCGCGGCCGTCCCCGGCGCCGTGCTCAGCGCCCTCGGCCTGCGCGAGAACGGCCTGGTCGCCCGCGAGAAGACACCGGCCGAGGACCCCACCACCCTGCTCATCGACCACTGCGCCCACCGCGGCCTGCTCCTCGTCCTGGACAACTGCGAGCACGTCATCGGCGCGGCCGCCGACCTCGCCGACCGGCTCCTCGCCCACTGCCCCGGCATCCGTGTCCTCGCCACCAGCCGCGAACCCCTCGGTGTCCCCGGCGAGGTGCTGCGCCCGGTGGAGCCCCTGCCGCCCGACCCCGCGCACCGACTGTTCGCCGACCGGGCGGCGGCCGCCCGGCCCGGGTTCACCCCGCACGACGACCCGGCGGCCGTCGCCGAGATCTGCGCCCGCCTCGACGGCCTTCCGCTCGCCATCGAACTCGCCGCCGCCCGGCTGCGGCTGCTCACCCCGCGCCAGATCGCCGACCGGCTCGACGACCGGTTCCGGCTCCTGACCGGCGGATCCCGCACCCTCCTGCCCCGCCAACAGACCCTGCGGGCCGTCGTGGACTGGTCCTGGGACCTGCTCACCGAACCCGAACGCGCCGTCCTGCGCCGCCTCGCCGTCTTCACCGGCGGCTGCGACCTGACCGCCGCCGAGGCCGTCTGCGCGGAACCCGCCCTCGACGTGGCCGACGTCCTCGGCTCCCTCGTCGACAAGTCCCTCGTCCTGGCCGAGCCCACGCCCGACGGCATGCGGTACCGGATGCTCGAAACCATCCACGAGTACGCCATCTCCCGCGCCGCCGACGAGCCGGCGCAGGCCCGCACGACCGCCCTGCGCCACGCCGCGCACTTCCTCGCCCTCGCGGAGGAAGCCGAACCCCTGCTGCGCACGGCCGCCCAACTGCCCTGGATCCGGCGCGTCGAGATCGAGTTGGACAACCTCCGCGCGGCCCTCGACCTGGCCGTGCGGGACGGCGACACCGACACCGCCCAACGCCTCATCTTCGCCCTGGGCTGGTTCTGGTGGCTGCGCAACTACCGCGTCGAGGGCGCCGAGTGGACCGCCCGGGTCATCGCCCTCACCCCGACCGAACCGCCCGAGGGCTCACCCGCGTACGTGACCCACCTGAGCCTGCGGGTGCTCCACATGTTCCTGCGTTCGGAATCCAGCGAGGCCGAGGAGTTCCGCAGCCCCGAGTACCGGGCGCTCGCCCGCCGCATCAAGGAAACCTTCCGCCACGGCTCCCCGGAGACCAACACCTTCCCCGGCGTCCTGTGGCCCACGACCGCCCTCCTCACCGGCGACCTCCTCGACTTCCACACCGACCTCGACGAGGCCGTCGAGAACTGCCGCCGACACGGCGGGGACTGGGAACTCGGCGTCATCCTCATGCTCCGCACCCACGTCGCCATCGACATGGCCGGAGGCCTGCACACCGTCGACGCCGACCTCGTCGAACTCCACGAGATCGCCCACCGCGTCGGCGACCGCTGGACGCGGGCGCAGGTGTCGAGCGCCGCCGGCGAGGTCGCCCTGTCCCGTGGCCAGTACGACTGGGCCCGCATCGAGTACGAGGAGTGCCTGCGCCTCGCCCGCGAGGTCGGCGCCCACATAGAGGCGCCGTTCGCCATCGCCCGGATCGCGGAGACCGCCTACTGCTCCGGCGACATGGAAGGTGCCGAACGCCTCCTGGCCGCATCGGACCGGGAGTCGCGCAAGTACGGCGGGGTGTACGACGTACGGGCTTTCGCGCGTCTGCTCGCCTCGATGATCGCCCTCTACCGGGGCGACTTCGCCAAGGCCCGCGCCGAGTACGTCGTGGCCCGGGCCGAATCCAAGGGAGCCGGCGTCCCCCCGCAGTTCTTCGCGGGGCTCGACAACATCGAAGCCCTCCTCGTCGCCCACGACCAGGGCCCGCGGGCCGCGCTCGCCGGCGTCGGGCCCGCCTTCGCCGACGCGATCTCCACGCACTGCGCGGAACGGGTCCTGGCCGCCCTCGCCGAGACCGCTGCCGGACTGCTGGCCGCCACCGACCGACCCGGCGAAGCCCTGCGGGTCCTCGCGGCGGCCACCGCATGGCGTTCGGGGCACCCCCGCTCGGTTCCCGAGGAGACGTTCCTCGACGGGTTCCCCGAACGGGCCCGCACCCTCCTCGGCCCCACCCGCTCCGCGGCGGAGGAGGCGGCGGGCACCGCACTGACCCCGCCCGAGGTCGCGGTCCTGCTCAAGAGCAGCTGA